A region from the Variovorax paradoxus genome encodes:
- a CDS encoding efflux RND transporter periplasmic adaptor subunit has translation MTASSGLSPLARSAAWLLLPALFLAGCSQSKPAEEPVRAVKLVTVGTSDFDAQPEFSAEVRARVESRLGFRVGGKITKRQAELGQHVQAGQVLAQLDPQDYRLAAEAARAQLAAAQTNRDLAAADLKRYTELRAQNFISGAELERRESTWKAAQAQLEQAQAQLSSQGNQASYTTLVADVAGIITAIEAEPGQVVQAGTPVVRIAQDGARDVVFAVPEDRAALIKPGSPVMVRGWSGGSELQGEVREVAASADAVTRTYAVKVAIDAATSPALGATVYARPQALARTGGAVMKLPTSALRQEGKGSAVWVLDKSTMTVRSQPVQVATADGNEAVIGAGLAPGMMVVAAGVHVLSPGQKVTIYQSKEAAAAAANAKESAQPVEAVAATKKEIAAGASK, from the coding sequence ATGACTGCCTCCTCCGGCCTTTCTCCTCTTGCCCGCAGTGCCGCCTGGCTGCTGCTTCCTGCCTTGTTCCTGGCCGGCTGCTCGCAGTCGAAGCCGGCCGAGGAACCTGTGCGCGCGGTCAAGCTGGTGACCGTGGGCACCAGCGATTTCGACGCCCAGCCCGAGTTCTCGGCCGAGGTCCGGGCGCGCGTCGAATCGCGGCTGGGCTTCCGCGTGGGGGGCAAGATCACCAAACGCCAGGCCGAACTCGGCCAGCACGTGCAGGCCGGCCAGGTGCTGGCCCAGCTCGATCCGCAGGACTACCGGCTGGCCGCTGAAGCGGCACGCGCGCAACTGGCCGCGGCGCAGACCAACCGCGATCTCGCGGCGGCCGATCTCAAGCGCTATACCGAATTGCGTGCGCAGAACTTCATCAGCGGCGCCGAACTGGAGCGCCGCGAATCCACCTGGAAGGCCGCGCAGGCGCAGCTCGAGCAGGCCCAGGCCCAGCTTTCGTCGCAGGGCAACCAGGCCAGCTACACCACGCTGGTGGCCGACGTGGCCGGCATCATCACCGCCATCGAGGCCGAGCCGGGGCAGGTGGTGCAGGCGGGCACGCCCGTCGTGCGCATTGCGCAGGATGGCGCGCGCGACGTGGTGTTTGCCGTGCCCGAAGACCGCGCCGCGCTCATCAAGCCCGGCTCGCCGGTCATGGTGCGCGGCTGGTCGGGCGGCAGCGAACTGCAGGGCGAAGTGCGCGAAGTGGCGGCCAGCGCCGACGCGGTCACGCGCACCTACGCGGTCAAGGTGGCGATCGATGCCGCCACCTCGCCGGCGCTCGGCGCCACCGTGTATGCCCGCCCGCAGGCGCTGGCACGCACCGGCGGCGCGGTCATGAAGCTGCCGACCAGCGCGCTGCGCCAGGAAGGCAAGGGCTCGGCGGTGTGGGTGCTCGACAAATCGACCATGACGGTGCGCTCGCAGCCCGTGCAGGTGGCCACGGCCGACGGCAACGAGGCCGTGATCGGCGCCGGGCTCGCACCCGGCATGATGGTCGTGGCCGCGGGCGTGCATGTGCTCTCGCCGGGGCAGAAGGTCACCATCTACCAGTCGAAGGAGGCGGCAGCGGCCGCCGCCAACGCGAAGGAATCGGCGCAGCCGGTCGAGGCCGTGGCGGCCACCAAGAAGGAGATCGCTGCAGGTGCTTCCAAATGA